The genomic stretch TAAAAGCTCAGTATCAATATAGCTAAAACATTAAATCCCTGGGACAGCTGTAATTATTCAGTGTAACCTGGTTACGAAAGTTACTATTGTAACAGTATTGCTAAACATTCAAAATCTCAAATCCCTGAACAGATGCAATTATTCAGTGTAACCTGAAAAGATACCAAGTTAATATTATTTAAACAATATCATGTGTTCCTTCCTTCCATTTCAAGGATAATCAGCAAGCACTCGTTTCCTCAAATCACATGGTGTACATCAAAGGTGTGACAATTTGAACATGGGCAAGGTAATCTGCAAGCAATTAGGGGCACACACCTGTTCCTTCTGCATATTGGTCGGCGCACCACCCGCTGCCATTGCTGCGGCTCACTTCAAGCAAGCATCAAAAGGCTAGCAATCAGGAGACCGGACCAATCCAAGATCCAAGAAACAACATAGACGAAAGCCTAGAACCTGAGGGGATAGGAAAGAGGCCGAAGATCCGAGGACAACTTACCAGATGGAATCACGAACGAAGCGGGGAGTGCGGCGCGGAGTTCTGGAGCTGACGGGTTggggatgccggcggcggcgggatccccGTTTCAgcgaggcagcggcggaggaacGGAACAGAGGCGATGAGAATGTCGGAGGGTTTTGCTGGAAGTCTGGAACAAGAAAAGGTAGTGTGGCCCAGCAGCCCTTCACGGCCTTGTCTCGTCCAATTGGGCCTTGCAACAGATGTGCGCCTTGTCATGAGGCCCAAGTAAAGAGCctgtcttttttttatttttaagaGTGGTACCTTCGTGCTCTAAAAAAAAGTGGTACCTtctgtttctttccttttctcaaGAATGTATGGCCATTCGGATTTTTGTAGTATATACTTTAATTCTTGTGATACGAGAGTAGTTCTCATTCTTAAACTAATAACTATAcctttttgtaaaaaaaactgATAATGATGTGACGGCGAGGGATAGGTGGTGCTAGATCaacttggggtgtttggatatgaggtgctaaactttaataatgtcacatcggatgttcggatgctaattaggagaactaaatataagctaattataaaattaattgcagaactctgtgctaatttgcgagacgaatctattaagcctaattaatccaccattagcaaatggttactgtagcaccacattgtcaaatcatggactaattaggcttaatagattcgtctcgtgaattacactccaactgtgcaattagttttgtaattagtctacatttaatacttctaattagcatccaaacatccgatgtgatgagtgttaaactttaagagggtggagccaaacaggccgcATTGATCAAACTAAACAAAAATTTGGTTAGGTCATAGGTATGAAATCAGGATAGGATAACCCATCACTAACTCACCTTCAAACCAAAGACCGTATACAAAGTCAAAATATACAAATTGAAAACTTCTCATATCTACGAATAGATAGAGTATGACTTAGAGACGGTTTATGTGAGCTGCAGTTTTTGGAGATTTCTGAAAAGCTACTACTAGCTTTTGGTTCTAAAAATGTAACAATAAATTTTAGAATATGTATTTATCTTTTTGAGCTAAAAAATATAAACAAAATCAGCTTCGTATAAACTCAAGTTTTTATAAACTTTTCGAAAGTTACACGAGAAGTTcgatgtttgtttgagctggtGAATTTCACGCTGAGAAGTCGGTAGGAagttcaaacaaacaaacagggGGAGTCGTGCTAGGCTGCCACGGTCCAATCAAAGCATTTTACATATTTTTATTATCATATAATTAAAAAACCCCACTTAAACTGCACGATTTAGTTTCAGAGATTAAAGTGCTGATGTCTGCAGACAGAAAATGCAACTTAAGTTGGGAGCATTTAACTTGCCCGTTAAAATGCCAAAATCCCATGGATATTCTGTCACCCACGAACTACCGCGAGGACCATATCACACATCGGCCGGTGAGATCACACCGAACTGAACTGCGCTGGTCCGGATAAGCCGCTTGTGGACGCCACGAGCTTCCGGGCCAGATACAAGAGCCTGAAACGCCACAAGAACTCTTGGTCCCCGTCCACGCACGCAGTACGcagagacacacacacacatggcgTCATCAGTAAGCTTCGGCACGGTCGCGCCGGCAGTGGcatcgccggccggcggcaggaGTACTCTgggccgccgcgcggcgcgcccgTCCACCGCGCGCACCATCCCCGCCGCGACgaagatggtggcggcggcgaagcagGAGCAGAAAGGCCTGTTCGACGCCATCTTCGGCGCGCTGTACAAGGAGGAGCAGCTGCTGGAGACGGACCCCATCCTCAACAAGGTCGAGGGCaaggcccccgccgccgcgccggcgtcgaAGACAGCCGccggcaaggcggcggcggcggccgagcagagcggcggcaatggcgggtTCCTCGGCGGGCTCTTCAACAACTCCAAGAAAGGGTGAACGTTCTTGTCGGAGCCCATGGATTGGAAGGCTCGCGAACACAGGAGTTCTTGCTCGTGAAGTATATCTCGTCGATCAAATCTTGTTCAGCCGCCTCCATTGTAAAGCGCTTATTTTACCATTGTTTCAGAGGAGCCATATCTCTAGGCATCCCATTGATCATCTCCAGTGCAACTATCTTCTTGCTCCTGTAGTCCTGTGTCACAGTATATTATTGTAAAAAAGCAACATCAGAGCACCTGAGGAGGGGTTTTTTTTCAAGCAGGTTGGCTGGTGGCATTTGATCACCAGTATTAGCAGTTTTGTGCTCTTGAAGCCGGATGTTGCTTCATGTATATGCTACTACATCCATTCCTGTCATTCTGGACGTCAACATGATCTCTAATTCCACATGCTTTTCATCGTCACCTTTTCCTAAACATTAGttttcaagaagaagaaaaaatgacccaaccaatccattccaaaaTTGTCACCATTAGCTTCCCTCGGCAAGCACCACCGGTAAATAATGGTCGACAGCACCGTCCACAGTACGATGTCACGATGATAACTTTtgcttacaaaaaaaaaaatagccagTTACATAACTTCATATGCTGAAATGTGGATCATTCTGATTAAAGAAAAGGGGCAGGAACGGCACTTTATTTGCTACTCTGTTCCTTATATAGTGCCCTATACCACTGTTCTCTCGGACTGTAGATATCTTTCGCCTCTACATGTACAATTACTTGCGTAAATTACTTCAATAAAAAAAGTTGCCCTGTGCGCGCCAGCACTAGCTGAAGCTTATGAAAGAACCAGCAATGGTCTCATCTCATGGTCTGGCCATGCTGCTGGACTGCTGTGCGCTGCAGTTGCAGGTCCTCTGTTCCTTTATCCACACTCCAAATTTCTTAGCTGCACCGCCCGTCTTGTGATCTTTTTGCGCTGTTGAGGTTTTATTCACTGCATCGGCGTCGAACTCTGCTGCAAGCTTCAATGGCGTGTTTCAGAGGTAACACTTCATTGAGGGATTGGTATTCTGCAATTTACAGGCATGGATTCATGAATCAGTGACGAAGCATAGTCCCAAAGGAGTAACCAGGTATTTCAAAGCATGCATGTTTTGTTCACAAGAAAGCTTAACAGCTGGACTCTGTGCAACTGCCCATGCAGGTCTTTCCTCTGCCATACTACCTTATGATGATGTTTATTTGTACAAAACTATCATGTGCAGTTCCATTAAGACAAGGACTGGAACATTTCTAgttgttggaacttggaagccaATACTGACCATCTGTGTCATATTAGAATAATCTTATATCACAATGCACAGCTCTAAGATCTTGCCCTAATAATAGATGCCTCATGTAAATCCAAAACATTGACTTCACTATGCTCCctaattggattttttttttgttgcatgtTCTTACCTGCAGACAGTTCCTATGATCTTCTAAATAGTTGTACCATCTGGAATCACTGCATTTTTAAGCACCACAGTTATCCCAGAACGAATATAAAATCCTTCCGCTGGCCTGTCCGCTTCTTGCACATTCTGCATTCACAAGCAAGGGAATACTGTGAACATCTATTCCTCAAAAATTTTGACAGCGAAGCGTTTTGTAGCATGAACAAAAACAATGTTAGCAAAATACATTATCCTAACTCTACATAGAATTGGCCAAAGTCCCACCACAGTATTTAGAGATTAAGCTTTTTCTATGTtggttttctaaataaaaaatgCATATACCACTACTATTGTAAAGGTACCTGCAACCCTACCTACATGCTTCAGATCAAGTAAGTTCCAATGCATTAAAGCTGGCATACTCTATTATTCATAATTAGCCAAAATAAGGATGGAATCTACGAATCATTGACCGATAAATAAGTCAAACTACTCAAATTAAGAAAGCCTAAGCATTGCATTAATAGTTCACTTCCTTAATTCATCTTATTTCATCAGTAAATGGCTGAGGAAGTGAACTAACAAATATTAAAGTGTGTTGCATGTATGTATTAATTTGAAGGGATTCCCTCAATAATTAAAATATATCATGTTCTAAAGgggggtggggaggaggaggggcataCATCTGAGTTCATAATGACAACATTCTTTCCGATTCGAGCATTTTTGTCAATAATACAGTTCCTGTATGACAAAACTCCAAGTCAAACGATTGTGCATGATACCTGTGCAACCAAGTTTATATACGACTGAAGAAAAATAACCTTATTATAGTATTTTCTCCAACACCAACTGGAACTTTTCCATCAGACAGTTCAGAACATCTCTCAGCTTCAGTTTGGTAGTAATCTGCCCCCATCATCATGGTGTCCTAAACCAGTTTATTATTCATCAATAGACTTGAAAAAAGTTAAGCAATCCATAatattcaaaaagaaaaagaaaccacTCGTTATGAATACTAGATATTAGCAATCCCATTAGCATAGAAAACTCAGCAATTAACTAAGCTTACGCATTTTGCTTCAAAACTAGAGAACATTACAAAATCGGCAAGAAAATTGCTCAATGATGCATGGTGAAATTGCTATAAATATGTACTAAAATATGGTATAGtgtattgaagaaaacaaacaaaaatagaTAGGCACTGCAAAGCACTAATTTGATGACACTGGTTACAAATTGGGCTACTCATCTGATGATTTACTTAGCACTTCTAATTATCATtagtaagcactaagcagtaGTTGCTTTTCAAAATAATTAAGATGATCAGCCATGCAATTTGAGTGCCAAGGGGCAAGTGCCAACGTTTTCCCCACCTGCCCAGCAGGTCAGCACTCTCATGCTTCCTCACTCAGGAAAGTTTTGGACTTGCTTTGCAACTGCATAAAATTAAAAATACTTTGTACTTTACCTTAAGCTGCACCCCTTGTTCTAATCTTGAGCGGATACCAATGACAGAGTGCTCAACACTGCACTCTGTTAGAAAGCAACCATGTGAAACTATAGAGTTCAAAACCTGCATAGAAATAGGTATATCAAGCAAGCCTGCCAGGTATTGCATTATCAACAAACGATGTATAGTTGATAGGAGAATCTGACCTTGCAATTTTCTACCCTGGTTGGAGGTAAAAATCTAGGAGATGTGAAAATAGGCTTCACAGGATCGTAAAAATAGAAGTTGGGAGTCTACAAAGACAATAAATGAAATTATTATCATGCACAAAAATACTAGAGCTGGAAATGACGTCAATCAAAAAGTAAACCTGATCAGTGAGAGCAAGGTTTGCTTCAAAGAAAGACTTTATTGTTCCAATATCTTCCCAGTAACCATCAAACAAATAAGCCTGGAACCAACAGAAAAACATGGTATTCAGAAACATGTGTTCATGAAAACTAATGATGGGTATCATATATTCATTTTCGATTTTGGAGAACAGTAGAGCATAAATACCTGCACATCATAGTCTTTTGCAGCCATCGGAATAACTTCTGAGCCAAAATCATTAGCTGTAGGATAATGGCCTCTAATAAAGATGCACAACAAACAAAGAACATAAGTGTCATCAGGCCCAACTGCATCAAAACACGAATGCCAGTGCATGGAGAAATCACAAAGATGCAAAAGAAAACCCTAGGTCTTACAAATCAGAAGAGGTAACAATTCTGTGGCTTCTGAACAAATTTATGTTCATTACACACCACGAAAGAAAAAGGCTAAATTAAAGAAAGTTAGGTGTATGGTTATGCATAAGAGTGTGAACACAAAGTACCATAGATACATTGCTCTTTCATGCAAATAGATTTTAAAGGATCATGGAAATTCTTACCTCAGAAGCTTTCGGAGAACATCTGCCTTGAATACATATATTCCCATTGAAGCCATGTATTTGTATGTATCTGCAAGCTCTGGGGATAACCCAAACAAGTCCATATCCACTTGCTGCATTAACATGTACCTTAGATTATTTAAAAGCTTTTCCATAAAGTAAACAAATAAAAGGGAAGCATTTGAAATGAAGCTGGGGAAACAGAGGCGTGAACTCAAATATTTTAGGCAACATTACAACAGAAAAGGAAGCCCCATGAATAAAAATGTTACTTAGCAAAAGAGGCAATATGCTTTCAATCTATACTTGTCCTAACAAATGATTGATTAGTTCTTTGTCTTCAGGGTAGGTGTGAGGGCATGTACCATTGATTTCAAACTTTCACCCTTGGGCTTTTCAAGAAAATCAGTAATGCGACCATTCCTGTCGGCCTTCATCAATCCAAAATCAGAAGCTCGACTGCATGTGGATGagataataaataaaaaaaattacaggAGGGATATATGCTAGTATGGGATATGTCAATAGAAAACAACGCCATTATGCGCTGAGTACTTGCTGGTTCTTATAAAATGCAAAGCAGCATGAGATACCCAAAGCATTCCAGCATGTATATTAATGATGAGCATAAGACAAGTACGCTCTAGCGAATCAACAGTACAGTACAGTATTAATGACTAGCTAAGATATCACTTTCCTTTGTTAGCAAACCGAAGACTAGTTGGAGTATCAAGACAAAGAACACATTCAAAAGGGAGTAAGGGAGAAAAGTGAATGACCTCTCATCCATAGGAACACAAGCAACTGAAATATCAGCACCAGAGTCAACATGCTTCTGCAAAACAGTCACAATAGCATATCTTTGTGAAGCAGTGAGAAATAACACTGAACTTAAAGCATCAGCCTGGAACAGAGAGGAGACCTGCACAAAGTCCATGTAATCCATCCTGTACAGATGATCACCAGACAGAATCAGTATGTTTTCTATACATTTCAGCCTTGCATCCTTCACAAATATCAAGCAACAtttaatattaaaaaaattatagcaTCCTAAGAAAAATATTGCAATAAATAAGAGATGACCCAAGAAGAACCTCAAAAAGCCAGAGGAACTGCCTGACAGCATCAGCTGTTCCCTGGAACCATTTCTTTCCGGATTCCCCGGCTGTCTGGGTAGCTGCCAGCACCTGTCCAATATTCCAGTGTGTAAAACGGTTTCATCAGTTACACGTTCACTCACCCATCCCATAACCCGAAATGGTAGGATTACTTCTCACAATGACTGTTGTTAGAATCAGAGCGTACCTCTACGGACCCACCACTGAACCCAACTCCCTCACCAAAGTTGTATGTCCGCGCGATGTGGCGGTTGAGCGACTGGGAGTTGAATTGGGTGAGGACATATATCTTGTTTATCTTGCTGTTGATGCAGTTGCTCATCGGGATGTCAATCAGCCTGTAGCATCCCCCAACGGGCACCTGAAAGCAGAGACACAGCAATTGACGAATATCTCCTGCAGCTATCGCACAGCTTAATCAATGGCATTGGCATGGATCGCAACGGGAATCCGTGACTGGTACTCATAattcacaaatcacaattcGTGTAAAtgctgaagaaatggccgaCGAAATGCGACTTGTGAGCGATCGagaaacagagagagagaggaggacgAGGGTGATTAGATTACCGCGGGCTTGGCCCTGGTCCGCGTGAGCGGGAAGAGGCgcgtgccggcgccgccaccgaggATGATGGACGCCACCGTGTCCGGGCTGACGTCCCtccgcgccgcagccgcagccgccgcctggGCGCCCGCATCCGCCTGCTCCACCTGTCGGCAGCACAATGTGACCACAACCCGAAAAATGTGACCGACACGCCCACTCCCCTACCACCACGGACACGGCCACGCGACGCGGATGACGCCGCGCTCCAGAGCAGCCAGCGTGGCGTGGCGCCGTGGCCTAGCTAGCGGTgtcctggattttttttttcttttcgaaCCACGCGGGCCTCGGGGCAAATGCGATGCGCGGGCGCGAGACTGACCTTGATCCCCCGGGGGGCGTCGGCTAGGACGCAGctggtggcggccgccgccgccgacaccgaCACCGACGCGCgggtggcgcggcgcgcgggacggGGCGACGCCGCGGGGAGGAAGGCCGCGGTCGCGAGCGGCGCCGCTGGGGACGCCATCGGCCGTGCCGCGGGAGGAGGCCGCGTCGAGGGATTGAAGGCGGGGGAAATGAGACGGCGAGGACGCGAggtggcgcgcggcgaggcAGTGGGGAAGGGACACGGAGGGGAGTCTCTCTCGCAGTGGGGGAGCAGCTGGGGGTTTTgtacgggacgggacgggacgggacgggacggagTCACggagcgggggtggggggagcCGAGAAGAGTGGGGAGGCGCGTGGGGGCACGGGGGGGTTTTCGGATCCAGCTCCGCGCGCGGCTCGAGTCACGAGAGCTTGGCTGGCCGGCCGTGCGGCGGTGACCCGGCTCGGCGCGTTCCCCACGGTTGCGTTCCACCGCTCGCGCTCGCGCGTGTTCCAAGGCGCTGCTGCATGGTCACATGTTGTGGCTCACACAGCGCCACACACCCCACACACGCGTGGCGGGGTAGAAAtggttttcttttcttgaagAGAAAGGCCAATTTGCTGCCATTATCCGGCGTATATTCGAGATGAATGATCTCTAGTATGGAAATAAGATGGATTATGCTCGagaacaacatgatacaataacGGACTCTCTCAGTACCAAAGAAAGGTTTAACCTATAAATTTATCcctataggtcattttgacttttctaaatttatagatacTATTATACACTtaaatatatactatatctaaatgcataataatacctatgaacctaaaaatctaaaatgacctacaattcgGAGTTTGCTACAATAAACCATATGATCTCTGCACAAAACCTATGATGCAAATTGCAAGCATCCGCACGACATGTGCAAGTTTGATCACGGGTCATATGGTGAGTTGAATATTTATCTATATCTTCCTAATCATGAGATCTAAACTTTTGCAGCTTTAACAAATACATTATAGTGCTATACGGTCTTTAACCTTTGTACTTGTACATATTGCTTTTCGCACAGTGGCGGACTTAGGATTTTACCATAGGGTATGCCGAAAAAAATTCTTATGCAATTCGATAAAACCATTTACAATTTAGTAAAACCATATTCTAATTTGGAATGCCACATGCACTAAATAACATGATAAGTCTtaaattcaaagattaagctagaaacaataacaaatcacagtataaatagttcaaatgaaatacaaatagttcaaaatatagcataaaagaaacttacaatAAAAGAACCATGTTTTAAACTTTCGTGTAGAAAACTTACAAATCACAGCCTCACAAGATATAAATTTAAGAATGTTGATGGATTAACTCACGAACTGAAATAAAAAAGCACtcatacatatataaataaaaatatttaagaatataagttttttcaaataagaaaagaaataaaagatagaTTAATTTTAAACCTCCCTGTGGACGATCAGAAGTTCTCCTTGTGATCTTGTGGAAAACGAACTTGGTTGTGATCTTGTGCGAGAAGTCCTGCGACAGGCGAAGGTGGCGGAGCTCCGGTGTGAGCTTCTGCCTCTGGTCGCCGCAGAACTGCAGAAGAAGACTCCCACGCGGATGCGGCACGCGCTGGCCCTGGTGCGGCGGTGCCGCGGCGGAGGAGTCATGGCATGGCGGCTCAACTTCGATGGATGATTGGATGACCAGGCGTCAGGCGTATCCGCATATACCATTACCAGGCTCAACTTAGGGCCAGGCGGCCAGCGTACATAAGGCGACATGCGTCCAGGCGCATGCCGCATACCGGCGTATATCTGATTAGCTGGGCCGACCCAGGGTACGCCGTGACCCACCCGGTATACCCTGTGGGTCCGCCCCTATTTTCGCATGTTATGAAAAACACAATAAAGGCTAAGAGTAACTAACAATGCTTTATCACACGAAAGGCCCTCTAgtctagtggttagagcacatGAATAGCACCAAGCAGGTCCGGATTCGACTCCTCATGGGATCAAAGTAAATGGGTCtgcaataaaaaaattataaaaaaaaatagttaggGACTTCCCTGCTAAATCCTAACAATCGTGATGTTACCGACCATCCAAAAAAAAACCTAACCAGTTAGGGCTTAGATGTTTTCATTCTGCATTGTCATATTCCCCTTCCCAAATTCAAACTGTGATAATAGTGGAAGCTCAAATGGCTGTTGTGCCGTCATTGAGGACATTACTCATGATCAAGCCATCATATGATGGTGTTTTATATTATCTGATTATTAGGGCAGTTGAGGGAGGTTCCAAGGTATTTTGTGATCTCTAGTATACTATATCCAAACGCCTTCCTCACTCCTGTGTTTCTCCTCAATTTCGATTGGAAAGTGATGACAAAAGAGCCTAAGTGCTATAAATACACCAGTCTCCTTTGATAGCCATTTTTGTTTTTTCGCTATTTTTGTTCAAATTCGATCAGATCTTCTATAAACTCACTTGAAACTGAAATTGAAAAACTAGTTTCATCAAATTTGAAATTGACTAGAAGTAGTTAAGTGTACAAAAAACTTGAACTTTAGAAGAACATAAACCTCCAATTCTGTATTTTTTGAACGTAAAACCTCCAATTATGTATATTATTACATACTTGATACTCGAAACATGAAACATAATTCGTTTCTTGAAACCTGTAGTGGCTTGTGTTTTTGTGTCTCCTACCCTGCCTCTCTTACCACTACATCATCATACTCTCCACGGCACTTTTAACTCGACATCTATGAGCTAGAATAGCTATCCATAACACGAAATGAGATCCTCTGCAGTCGGTTGGTGCCTCTTCAACTGCATCATTGATGTGTGGGACTCCTGTCCCATAACACCGCACTCGTATTTTCATCCTTTAAAGTTTCCTCATTGAGCATATGGGTCGTTGggttgtaggcttgtagcttACGTTACGTCGTACACCTAACTCCCTTTTATATTTTACTAAGCAAATATGCCTGTATGATGCAATGGAAGAAAAATACCTCGTACGCTCCTATGCcaattgttggcgctagaaatcggtcaaccggatcccagcgaccgacacacgacccgggagaatctgcttagctcctgttcgggtgaatgccctggtgcggttcgcgcggcgtgccagccaatctgacctgttgattggcaaggaagaacacgtgtcaggttcagaaactgcgatcggctaagtttccgatcgagagagcttatcggcgaatcggccgatttgctgtgataatgaaatcggctataagacagcacgatccctgtagccttgtagacagaaagatGCTAGAGTAGCCGGTACAAAGCTTGTggtaacagcactaggaaaagatctaatcggcaatgaatggatctaacgacagaaaataatgaaagccgatactaccgattcctagtgGGATAattgatgataaaaactaagaaaacaggtaaaaacctatgaatctagttgatatcgataactagtgaataaatctaaacgaaacaacagcgatgcgccggaagttaaagcttagatattactcgataaacagaacttacagaatcggccggagatcaagatgatgcagccctgccaacccgcacgaactcgtgaaaggaaAAAGTAacagcgaagtcgcctgctcgaaagtaagtacgaaaaagaaagtaacttgttgtattgattgattgttgtttacagatttacaaaggtagctatttatagccccgtacagataacttcttaaccgactagaattctatctctaattcaaacagaaaacaaatatctacaagcataATTCGTACTAGGTTAGCTatcccacgcttcgtgggctgacctccaccttatccttccgtccctttccaagcccatacagacccaattagtccatcctcctgatcggccgatttctcatcggcaaaggattgccgattgggagccTGGCGTATTCtccctgaagcgaagcaaaagccgCCAGCCGATTCCtcattatagcaccatttgaccgattcccaactgtacttctccgatttcttttcttcttgacgccgattctactggtgacgaaatccggcgtcaacacatgccccccagtttcggagtaaaacacagtctttt from Setaria italica strain Yugu1 chromosome II, Setaria_italica_v2.0, whole genome shotgun sequence encodes the following:
- the LOC101759795 gene encoding uncharacterized protein LOC101759795, whose translation is MASSVSFGTVAPAVASPAGGRSTLGRRAARPSTARTIPAATKMVAAAKQEQKGLFDAIFGALYKEEQLLETDPILNKVEGKAPAAAPASKTAAGKAAAAAEQSGGNGGFLGGLFNNSKKG
- the LOC101786924 gene encoding glucose-1-phosphate adenylyltransferase large subunit 4, chloroplastic/amyloplastic, encoding MASPAAPLATAAFLPAASPRPARRATRASVSVSAAAAATSCVLADAPRGIKVEQADAGAQAAAAAAARRDVSPDTVASIILGGGAGTRLFPLTRTRAKPAVPVGGCYRLIDIPMSNCINSKINKIYVLTQFNSQSLNRHIARTYNFGEGVGFSGGSVEVLAATQTAGESGKKWFQGTADAVRQFLWLFEDARLKCIENILILSGDHLYRMDYMDFVQKHVDSGADISVACVPMDESRASDFGLMKADRNGRITDFLEKPKGESLKSMQVDMDLFGLSPELADTYKYMASMGIYVFKADVLRKLLRGHYPTANDFGSEVIPMAAKDYDVQAYLFDGYWEDIGTIKSFFEANLALTDQTPNFYFYDPVKPIFTSPRFLPPTRVENCKVLNSIVSHGCFLTECSVEHSVIGIRSRLEQGVQLKDTMMMGADYYQTEAERCSELSDGKVPVGVGENTIIRNCIIDKNARIGKNVVIMNSDNVQEADRPAEGFYIRSGITVVLKNAVIPDGTTI